A single Lolium perenne isolate Kyuss_39 chromosome 6, Kyuss_2.0, whole genome shotgun sequence DNA region contains:
- the LOC127307647 gene encoding uncharacterized protein At2g34160, protein MEEVTEAVNNLSIAEGAAPAAGAEGHKKNRIQVSNTKKPLFFYVNLAKRYMQLHEEVELSALGMAIATVVTVAEILKNNGLAVEKKIMTSTVDVKDDARNRPIQKAKIEILIGKTEKFDELMAAAAEERAAAGAAEEEQS, encoded by the exons ATGGAGGAAGTGACGGAGGCGGTGAACAACCTCAGCATAGCGGAAGGAGCCGCACCGGCGGCGGGGGCGGAGGGCCACAAGAAGAACCGCATCCAGGTCTCCAACACCAAGAAGCCCCTCTTCTTCTACGTCAACCTCGCCAAG AGGTACATGCAGCTGCACGAAGAGGTGGAGCTCTCGGCCCTCGGCATGG CTATTGCAACTGTGGTTACTGTTGCTGAGATTCTGAAAAATAATGGCCTTGCTGTCGAGAAGA AAATCATGACATCTACTGTTGATGTCAAAGATGATGCGAGGAACCGCCCTATCCAGAAGGCCAAG ATTGAAATATTGATTGGCAAGACGGAGAAATTCGATGAGCTGATGGCAGCTGCCGCAGAAGAGAGGGCGGCAGCtggtgctgccgaggaagagcaaAGCTGA
- the LOC127307648 gene encoding uncharacterized protein, producing MFAASARRVAAAAAANSSSSSGRASQIPSALNHQRWIHDRNKKAMELVVKGWSALQEVDRVIDFADRNDKRLIPLLRGAKENFELALEIDNMNTHARCWLAKMHFKYHVPGACKAVGAALLVEAANMGDPEAQYELGCRLRIENDHVQSDQQAFHYIEKAVDQLHPGALYLLGAVYLTGDCVKRDIASAMWCFHRASEKGHAGAAVAYGSLLLKGAEVPEVITRFNSGKSPSTGKVRKKDMQQDPLKLAKEQFQMAAEGGCDLGLRWLKRLEDYDKHPEELKQIQQ from the exons ATGTTCGCCGCTTCGGCGCGGCgggtggccgccgccgccgccgctaactcctcctcctcttccggcCGAGCCTCCCAGATTCCGTCCGCGCTGAATCACCAG AGATGGATTCACGACCGGAACAAGAAGGCGATGGAGCTGGTGGTCAAGGGCTGGAGCGCCCTCCAGGAGGTCGATCGCGTCATCGACTTCGCCGACCGCAACGACAAGCGCCTAATCCCACTTCTTAGG GGCGCAAAGGAGAACTTTGAGCTGGCCCTAGAGATCGACAATATGAATACTCACGCGAGGTGTTGGCTGGCCAAAATGCATTTCAAGTACCATGTTCCCGGAGCTTGCAAGGCAGT TGGTGCTGCTTTGCTAGTTGAAGCTGCAAACATGGGTGACCCAGAGGCACAGTATGAACTTGGATGTCGACTAAGAATTGAG AACGATCATGTTCAGTCTGATCAACAGGCTTTCCATTATATAGAGAAAGCTGTTGACCAG TTGCATCCTGGTGCTTTATATCTTCTTGGTGCTGTGTATTTAACTGGGGATTGTGTCAAGAGGGACATAGCTTCAGCCATGTGGTGTTTCCATAGAGCTTCGGAGAAG GGACATGCTGGAGCTGCAGTTGCATATGGATCTCTTCTTCTTAAAG GTGCTGAAGTGCCTGAAGTCATTACCAGGTTCAACTCAGGCAAGAGCCCATCGACTGGGAAGGTGCGAAAAAAGGACATGCAGCAGGACCCACTAAAACTCGCAAAGGAGCAGTTCCAGATGGCAGCTGAGGGTGGATGTGACCTTGGTCTACGGTGGTTAAAGAGGCTCGAGGATTATGACAAACATCCAGAAGAGCTTAAACAAATCCAACAATGA
- the LOC127307646 gene encoding adenine nucleotide transporter BT1, chloroplastic/amyloplastic/mitochondrial-like: protein MAAAMAATTMVTGNKGGSLAMDRKSSWSFPMLPEVAFPWSSQADCKSLDFPRRALFASIGLSASLGAPPGAREHGGKARPAVGADDLDLASAEEEPKTKKTKKKLQLVPRLRKVRVKIGNPHLRRLVSGALAGALSRTFVAPLETIRTHLMVGSCGADTMGGVFRWIMQTEGWPGLFRGNAVNVLRVAPSKAIEHFTYDTAKKYLTPEAGEPPKSPIPIPLVAGALAGVASTLCTYPMELVKTRLTIEKDVYDNLLHAFVKIVRDEGPGELYRGLEPSVIGVVPYAAANFYAYETLRDMYRRVSGKEEVGNVPTLLIGSAAGAIASTATFPLEVARKQMQVGAVGGRQVYKNVLHAMYCILKKEGAAGLYRGLGPSCIKLMPAAGISFMCYEACKKILVDDKEDAAKAEEEEEDDA, encoded by the exons ATGGCGGCGGCAATGGCGGCAACGACGATGGTGACCGGGAACAAGGGCGGCTCGCTGGCCATGGACAGGAAGAGCAGCTGGTCCTTTCCTATGCTCCCTGAGGTCGCGTTCCCTTGGAGCTCTCAAGCCGACTGCAAGAGCTTGGACTTTCCTCGCAGAGCGCTGTTCGCAAGCATCGGCCTTAGCGCGTCCCTCGGCGCCCCACCAGGGGCGCGCGAGCACGGTGGGAAGGCCCGTCCTGCCGTTGGTGCCGACGACCTCGACCTTGCCTCCGCGGAGGAGGAGCCGAAGACGAAGAAGACCAAGAAGAAGCTGCAGCTGGTGCCGCGGCTGAGGAAGGTGAGGGTGAAGATCGGCAATCCGCACCTCCGGCGGCTGGTCAGCGGCGCTCTCGCTGGCGCCCTGTCAAGGACCTTCGTGGCGCCGCTGGAGACGATCAGGACGCACCTGATGGTAGGCAGCTGCGGTGCCGACACCATGGGCGGGGTGTTCCGGTGGATCATGCAGACGGAGGGCTGGCCCGGCCTCTTCCGCGGCAACGCCGTCAATGTCCTCCGCGTCGCGCCCAGCAAGGCCATCGAG CACTTCACCTACGACACGGCCAAGAAGTACCTGACCCCGGAGGCCGGCGAGCCGCCCAAGTCCCCCATCCCGATTCCCCTCGTCGCCGGAGCGCTCGCCGGAGTGGCCTCGACCCTGTGCACGTACCCCATGGAGCTGGTCAAGACCCGGCTGACCATCGAGAAGGACGTGTACGACAACCTGCTCCACGCGTTCGTCAAGATCGTGCGCGACGAAGGGCCGGGCGAGCTGTACCGCGGGCTGGAGCCGAGCGTGATCGGCGTGGTGCCGTACGCGGCGGCCAACTTCTACGCCTACGAGACGCTGCGGGACATGTACCGGCGCGTCTCCGGGAAGGAGGAGGTGGGCAACGTGCCGACGCTGCTCATCGGGTCGGCGGCGGGCGCCATCGCGAGCACGGCCACGTTCCCGCTGGAGGTGGCGAGGAAGCAGATGCAGGTGGGCGCCGTGGGCGGGAGGCAGGTGTACAAGAACGTCCTGCACGCCATGTACTGCATCCTCAAAAAGGAGGGCGCCGCCGGCCTGTACCGTGGCCTCGGCCCCAGCTGCATCAAGCTCATGCCCGCCGCCGGCATCTCCTTCATGTGCTACGAGGCCTGCAAGAAGATACTCGTCGACGACAAAGAAGATGCCGCCAAagctgaggaggaggaagaggacgatgCCTGA